The DNA sequence TCTGAACGACCATAAACGACCTTAAATTTACATTATGCGACCATCATggtcttttttgtttttcaaccaTTTAAAGAACTTGAATTTGCATAGAACGACCATAAATGACCTTGAACTTACATTATGCGACCATCATGGTCTTTTATGGtcttaaactaattttaaagaACTTAAATTTAATCTGAATGACCATAAACGACCTTGAATTTACATTAAGCGACCATCATGGTCTTTTATGGTCTTCAACCAATTTTAAAGAACTTGAATTTGATCTGAACGACCATAAACGACCTTGAATTTACACTATGCGACCATAATAGTCTTTTATGTCCTtcaactaattttaaaaaacttgAATTTGCTCTGAACGACCATAAACGACCTTCAATTTATATTATGCGACCATCATGGTCTTTTATGGTCTTTaaccaattttaaaaaactTGAATTTTATCTAAACGACCATAAACGACCACTAAGGTCGCACACGGTCGCACAGGTTGCATAGGGTCGCACATGGTCGCACTATCTATTTTCATACCACATGTGaccttatttatttagttaaatttgtaattctttttatactttttatatttatgttcttatcgtttatgtattttttattcatttcacTCATTATTATTGTAGATGCCCAAAACTATATTAACAACAGAGCTTCCATGTATACCTCGTGCCATTACTACTAATACAGCTGCAAAATCTAAAGTTACCATCAAATCCCCGCTAAGTGTAATAGGCCAAATAAAGAATTGGCTCACAAAGTCTGACCAGGATGTTTTTAAACATTACTCCCAATTAGGTCGTCTCTTGGACCTCGATACTAAAGGACTTTTTCCTGGCACCTTAGTAAACCAGATAGTTTTGAGGAGGGTAGATTGCCAAAAGAGGCATGAGTTATGGTTTTTGATTAATGGAAAACCTGTGAGATTTTCTCTCCAAGAGTTTGCAATTGTATCTGGATTGTACACTGATGGTGGCCCGACACCTGAAGAAATGGAGCTTGTTTCTTCTAAGAACAAGTTAAAAGAAAAGTACTTCAAGAACATGATGTCTATTAAAGTAACAGATGTTGCCAATGCTCTAGATAGCATATCTAGAGAATCAAAGACTAGAGACAGAGTGAAGTTATGCTTTATCTATTTGCTCAGTGCATTTCTAATAATGCCAAGTCCTTCTTCGGCTATAGATCTTGAATGGCTACAACTAGTGGACAATCTACCAATATTTGACAATTATTGTTGGGGAAAGCTGGCATATGAGAAAATAATAGAGCAAATTACAAAAAAAGATATGAAGAATAATTAAAGTAAGAAGGATATTAAGTGGAACCTCTTTAGTTGTCCTTGGATATTTCTGGTAAGAAATATGATTATGAttataatttagtttatttatttttagatattttttattgtattttgagatataattttgatatgaatTTTTCTTTGATAGATATGGATTTGCGAAGCAATGCCAAAGTTGGGTGAAATGGTAGGACAAAGAGTCCCGGGAAATCATATTCCCCGATGGCTTGGTTGGAAAATCAATGATAAACATAAAAATGTCACAGTTATAAGATTATCAGaagtaatagaaaataataCTGAGGTATATTTATCCACAtgcaaatttttttattgtattgtattaaaaaaatatgatcaAGAAACTTATGTTAGTTCATTTTCTTTGTGTATTAGTTTTTTGTACGACCTACATTAGCTCCAACCTCAAAGGAGAAGGCAGAATTGTTTTATGAAAGACTTGGTAGCTATGAGGATAATGAAGATGACATAATTGATCAGATTTCTTCATTTTTAGTGGGTGATGTCATTTTACGTAATCAACAGTGTGTTGCACCACATGTGGCCGAGGAAACGTCGACCATTGAGGTTAAGAAAACGTGCTACAAGCTTGAAATCACCTTTCACACCGTGGCCGAGGAAACGTCGATACTCTAAGTTAGAACCACCTACTTTTGATCCTTTCAGGCAGCCTATTGAAGAGGATGTGCAAGCATTCTTCAGGTGGTACAATGGCGATACAAACGGTAGAAGAACCATTCGTTGTGGCCAGACATCACATGATAGAAGTTGTTTTGAGATATTGTTGGCAAAGCAACGGTATATTGATAGTGAGGTAAGCTTTATCATTCGAATAGATCATAATTATTATATCATATTATCATCATAACTAACAatgagaaaataattttttggcaGCATGTAGATGAAATTACCTATTTATTTAGGAAAAGAATGGATAAGTTTCATAATGTCTTTCCAAAAGATATATGCATATTGACAGATGAGTTTGGACAGCGTGTGCGTGCTCTGTACAAAGAATCTCGAGAGGAGAACAATAATGTATGTAAGACCAATGAAGAGCTAATGATGTTTGGCGAAGGTACCAGGCCAATTAGAGGAAGAATTTGGTCAGATGTCAATTACTTCTATGTGCCTTGGAATGATGATAAACACTGGATGTTAGTGGTAGTTGACAGACATAGTTGGACAATATTGATTTATGACTCGATTCCAGATCACTGGATCTCCATAGAGGCAATGAAAAAATCTGTGGAGCCACTTGCAGCATATTTTCCTTTTTTACTTAAAAACAGTTGCCATATTGGGAGCCTCCATCATCAGTGTAGTGATCTCATGAGTATAAAAGTAGCTCCTGCAAATACTGTTCCTCTGAACAAGAGAACgtaagttttatttaatatatctgCCTTTAAATCCAAGCTGTTAATATTAATGCTAACGTAGTTAAATTTGTCTTTATAGCGGAGATTGTGGTATATTCATGCTTAAGACAATGGAAATGCACATTGCTGGTAAGTGCAACGAGTCAGCTACAATGTTGCTCAACGACGACAACATAGATACATACAGGAAGGCATATGCAGTTCAATTATATGTGGGTAGTGCAGATCCTTAATTAACCATGTCTTTGTTCGTAATTctgaattttgta is a window from the Cannabis sativa cultivar Pink pepper isolate KNU-18-1 chromosome 1, ASM2916894v1, whole genome shotgun sequence genome containing:
- the LOC133039951 gene encoding uncharacterized protein LOC133039951; its protein translation is MDKFHNVFPKDICILTDEFGQRVRALYKESREENNNVCKTNEELMMFGEGTRPIRGRIWSDVNYFYVPWNDDKHWMLVVVDRHSWTILIYDSIPDHWISIEAMKKSVEPLAAYFPFLLKNSCHIGSLHHQCSDLMSIKVAPANTVPLNKRTGDCGIFMLKTMEMHIAGKCNESATMLLNDDNIDTYRKAYAVQLYVGSADP